One segment of Solanum lycopersicum chromosome 1, SLM_r2.1 DNA contains the following:
- the LOC138340385 gene encoding uncharacterized protein, with translation MGSVSHAEEQRKELVKHLHRLARLEFCIMSISNSGVTIKNREVSSLVVEVKEKKDSDPILLELKGAFHNQRVEVFSKGGDGVLRYQGRLCAPDVGELIKHILDEAHNSRYIIHPGYTKIYRDLREVYWWNEMKRDIEKFMSKCRNCHGVTIQNGEVSSLVVEVKAKKDIDLILLELKGAFHNQRVEVFSKGGVGVLCYQGRFGVTIQNGEVSSLVLEVKEKKDSDPILLELKGAFHNQSVEVLSQEGDGVLRYQGRLCAPDVGELIKPILDEAHNSRYFIHPGYTKMYRDLWEAYWWDDMKRDIADIVSKCPNCHIQMAPYEALYERRCRSLAGWFELGETTLIRPDSVLYAMEKVQLARDRLKTIQSRHKSYADVRRRELEFQVDDWIFLNVSPMKGVMRFVKKGSSVLDMQALTRS, from the exons atgggtagtgtatcccatgcCGAGGAACAAAGGAAGGAGTTAGTAAAGCAtcttcacaggcttgctcgcttggaATTTTGTattatgagcatatcaaatagtggtgtaacaattaaaaataggGAAGTatcgtctttggtagtggaggttaaggaaaagaaagacagtgatccaatcttgcttgaacttaaagGTGCATtccataatcagagagtggaggttttctccaaagggggagatggtgtacttcgctaccagggtagattgtgtgcacctgatgtgggtgagttgaTAAAGCATATCCTTGATgaagcccataactctaggTATATTATTCATCCAGGTTATACTAAGATTTACCGCGATttgcgggaagtctattggtggaatgaaatgaagagggatatagaaaAATTTATGAGTAAGTGCCGCAATTGCCA TGGTGTAACAATTCAAAATGGGGAAGTatcgtctttggtagtggaggttaaggcaAAGAAAGACATTGATctaatcttgcttgaacttaagggtgcattccataatcagagagtggaggttttctccaaaGGGGGAGTTGGTGTACTGtgctaccagggtagatt TGGTGTAACAATTCAAAATGGGGAAGTATCGTCTTTGGTACttgaggttaaggaaaagaaagacagtgatccaatcttgcttgaacttaaagGTGCATTCCATAATCAGAGTGTGGAAGTTTTGTCCCAAgagggagatggtgtacttcgctaccagggtagattgtgtgcacctgatgtgggtgagttgaTAAAGCCTATCCTTGATgaagcccataactctaggtattttattcatccaggttatactaagatgtaccgcgatttgTGGGAAGCCTATTGGTGGGatgacatgaagagggatatagcagacattgtgagtaagtgccccaattgcca cattcagatggccccttatgaggctttatatgagcgtagatgtagatctcttgCTGGTTGGTTTGAACTAGGTGAAACAACTTTGATAAGGCCAGACTCAGTTTtatatgctatggagaaagtgcaactcgctagagatagacttaagacaattCAAAGTCGTCataaatcttatgcagatgtaaggagaagggaactagagttccaagttgatgattggattTTTCTAAatgtctcacctatgaaaggggtgatgagatttgtaAAGAAaggaagctcagtcctagatatgcaggcccttacaagatcttga